Proteins co-encoded in one Phycisphaerae bacterium genomic window:
- a CDS encoding MFS transporter, whose product MTTKTASRLLYVSTWLTDFTFMLLVFTISRDLAEKDADLLTMGFVGGMLSLIYAFSGIFLGRLSDRFGRRKFILSGVAGLLVCCFGCLVLEANSWPYLIAYWLAGAALGMIYPALIAWLQQGQHPDHQARHAGRVVLRFCVAWNLGLISGQLTGGFLFDLGRHVPIVLAMLLSAANLVMILLTGRTSSRPAPHASPPQEHHLQRQALTAGFAKLNWIANLGTAFSMSMIFHLFPKLAVNLEIAPETHGTVLAVMRVTVIATYLLLYLSNFWHLRFDVPLIAQGLGIIGLAALAVAHGVTQVTMGLMAFAVLVGYNYFAGLFYSTTSRGDEKQGWVSGMHEGTLAVGFTGGSMGGGLVGVYGGPGAPYLLGIAVIVVMVAVQIVIYLREVRPMHRKTVLQPLPPACPD is encoded by the coding sequence ATGACGACGAAAACCGCATCGCGATTGCTCTACGTCAGCACCTGGCTGACCGATTTCACGTTCATGCTGCTGGTGTTCACCATCAGCCGCGACCTGGCCGAAAAGGACGCGGACCTGCTGACGATGGGCTTCGTCGGCGGGATGCTCTCGCTGATCTACGCCTTCAGCGGGATCTTCCTGGGCCGCCTCTCGGACCGCTTCGGCCGCCGCAAGTTCATCCTCTCGGGCGTGGCGGGCCTGCTGGTCTGCTGTTTCGGCTGTCTGGTCCTGGAGGCCAACTCCTGGCCGTACCTGATCGCCTACTGGCTGGCCGGAGCGGCGTTGGGCATGATCTACCCGGCCCTGATCGCGTGGCTCCAGCAGGGCCAGCATCCGGACCATCAGGCGCGGCACGCCGGCCGCGTCGTCCTGCGATTCTGCGTGGCCTGGAACCTGGGTCTGATCTCCGGCCAACTGACCGGCGGATTTCTCTTCGATCTTGGCCGCCACGTTCCGATCGTGCTGGCCATGCTGCTGTCGGCGGCCAATCTGGTCATGATCCTGCTGACCGGACGGACGTCCAGCAGACCCGCGCCGCACGCCTCGCCGCCTCAGGAGCATCACCTCCAGCGGCAGGCCCTCACCGCCGGATTCGCCAAGCTCAACTGGATCGCCAATCTCGGCACGGCCTTCTCGATGAGCATGATCTTCCATCTGTTTCCCAAGCTGGCGGTCAATCTGGAAATCGCACCGGAGACCCATGGCACGGTCCTGGCCGTCATGCGGGTTACCGTCATCGCCACGTACCTGCTGCTCTACCTTTCGAACTTCTGGCACTTGCGGTTCGACGTACCGCTGATCGCCCAGGGGCTCGGGATCATCGGTCTGGCAGCCCTCGCCGTAGCCCACGGCGTGACGCAGGTCACGATGGGACTGATGGCCTTCGCCGTGCTGGTCGGATACAACTACTTCGCGGGCCTCTTCTACAGCACCACCAGCCGCGGCGACGAGAAGCAGGGATGGGTCAGCGGCATGCACGAGGGCACGCTGGCCGTCGGTTTTACCGGAGGTTCGATGGGCGGCGGACTGGTCGGCGTCTACGGCGGACCGGGCGCTCCGTACCTGCTCGGAATTGCGGTGATCGTGGTCATGGTGGCCGTTCAGATCGTCATCTACCTGCGCGAGGTCCGGCCGATGCACCGCAAGACCGTTCTTCAGCCCCTGCCGCCCGCCTGCCCGGACTGA
- a CDS encoding SDR family oxidoreductase: MDRRLKGKVAIVTGAATGIGEAIAHKFAKEGARVVVNGLETDPVDDVVEAMHKHQAEAVGYKGDVADEEHARRCVQRAIDEFGRLDVLVNNAGTFQTVADVDDFPAEDFDYMTRMNVRSVFLMTRYAMPHLQKTRGVVLATGSEAGLLGQPRCAPYAGSKAWIHAFVRSIALEQARHGVRANCVCPGPTETQWHDTDVSPMTDSMEADILKATPLGRRATAEEVANVFAFLASDEASFVTGALWFVDGGISISRGPVGDEVPEELRHQPEMHLHDLHHTHEGLEGKRVRTIE; the protein is encoded by the coding sequence ATGGACCGGAGACTGAAGGGAAAAGTGGCGATCGTGACCGGGGCCGCGACGGGCATCGGCGAGGCCATCGCCCACAAGTTCGCCAAGGAAGGGGCCAGGGTGGTGGTCAACGGCCTCGAGACCGATCCGGTCGATGACGTGGTCGAAGCCATGCACAAGCACCAGGCCGAAGCGGTCGGATACAAGGGCGACGTCGCCGACGAGGAACATGCCCGCCGCTGCGTCCAGCGGGCGATCGACGAATTCGGCCGGCTGGACGTGTTGGTCAACAACGCCGGAACGTTTCAGACGGTGGCGGACGTGGACGACTTCCCAGCCGAGGATTTCGACTACATGACCCGCATGAACGTCCGCTCGGTGTTCCTGATGACCAGATACGCCATGCCCCACCTCCAGAAAACGCGAGGCGTCGTGCTGGCCACCGGCTCGGAGGCCGGACTGCTCGGCCAGCCCCGCTGCGCGCCCTACGCGGGCTCGAAGGCCTGGATCCACGCCTTTGTCCGCAGCATCGCCCTCGAGCAGGCCCGCCACGGCGTCCGGGCCAACTGCGTCTGTCCCGGCCCCACCGAAACCCAGTGGCACGACACCGACGTCAGCCCGATGACCGACTCGATGGAGGCCGACATCCTCAAAGCCACGCCGCTGGGCCGCCGGGCCACCGCCGAAGAGGTCGCCAACGTCTTCGCCTTCCTCGCCTCCGACGAGGCCAGCTTCGTCACCGGGGCCCTCTGGTTCGTCGACGGCGGGATCTCCATCAGCCGCGGGCCGGTCGGCGATGAGGTGCCCGAAGAATTGCGCCACCAGCCCGAAATGCACCTGCACGACCTGCACCATACGCATGAAGGCCTTGAAGGCAAGCGGGTGCGAACCATCGAATAG